The proteins below are encoded in one region of Methylobacillus flagellatus KT:
- a CDS encoding sensor histidine kinase: MTKSKAGGHPATDFWQPLTLFGIYRVLLGIIFIASYFLLQETRIWLNYNPASYLSFSLAYLSFGCLALCLNVLRKPRFSIQLSLLTLMDIGFIILLMYASGGIKSGLGLLLIITIAAASLISQGRLALFYAAVASIGLLLEQSYQMLIWNEDFGDYSHAVMLSISCFATAWLAHSFSKRASLNAQLASQRGIDLENLAQVNQLVTQEMDDGVIVVDQALTLRHRNRQADFLLGIQSEVRANQPLAEYVPELATLLQRWQQQGHGKQQGLIKLSLSKRDLRLKLMPVGESYAQGTVIFIQDWSQLQTQAQQLKLAALGRLTANIAHEIRNPLSAISHATQLLQEDESHDPASQRMLQIISDNVQRMEQMIKDVLELNRRDRTRQQEIRLTDFLREFHDQFYQVEKIPPQGFVLDTDVLEPTIMFDHRHLHQVLWNLCRNGWRHSRQRNGSLTLSLRSEARKWLIEVHDDGNGIPDSALAHLFEPFFTTESTGTGLGLYIARELCEANGATIEHAAVEQGCSFVIHIEKIEPA, encoded by the coding sequence ATGACCAAATCCAAAGCCGGCGGTCACCCTGCCACGGATTTCTGGCAGCCGCTCACCCTGTTCGGGATTTATCGCGTCCTGCTTGGCATCATTTTCATTGCTTCCTACTTCCTGCTGCAGGAAACCCGCATCTGGCTTAATTACAATCCAGCCTCATACCTCAGCTTCTCTCTGGCATACCTGAGCTTTGGCTGCCTGGCACTTTGTCTAAACGTGCTGCGCAAGCCCAGATTCAGCATACAGCTATCCCTGCTGACGCTGATGGACATCGGCTTCATCATTCTGCTCATGTATGCCAGCGGCGGGATCAAGAGTGGGCTGGGACTGCTTCTCATCATCACCATTGCCGCCGCCAGCCTGATCAGCCAAGGACGGCTGGCGCTGTTTTATGCCGCGGTCGCCAGCATAGGGTTGCTACTCGAGCAGTCCTACCAGATGCTGATCTGGAACGAGGATTTCGGCGATTATTCACATGCGGTCATGCTGAGCATCAGTTGCTTCGCCACCGCCTGGCTCGCCCATAGCTTCAGCAAGCGCGCCAGCTTGAATGCGCAGTTGGCGTCGCAACGCGGGATAGACCTGGAGAACCTGGCCCAGGTCAATCAGCTGGTCACGCAGGAAATGGACGATGGTGTCATTGTCGTTGACCAAGCCCTCACATTACGCCACCGCAACCGGCAAGCCGACTTCCTGCTGGGGATACAAAGCGAAGTACGCGCTAACCAGCCACTGGCAGAATATGTTCCCGAACTCGCCACCTTGTTACAGCGTTGGCAACAGCAGGGACACGGCAAGCAGCAAGGCCTGATCAAACTCAGCCTGAGCAAGCGCGACCTGCGCCTCAAGCTCATGCCCGTTGGTGAAAGCTATGCCCAAGGTACAGTCATCTTCATCCAGGACTGGAGCCAGTTGCAGACACAGGCGCAGCAGCTCAAGCTCGCTGCACTTGGCCGCCTCACTGCCAATATTGCTCACGAGATCCGCAACCCCTTGAGCGCCATCAGCCACGCGACTCAATTATTGCAGGAGGACGAATCCCACGACCCAGCCAGCCAGCGCATGCTGCAAATCATCAGCGACAATGTGCAGCGTATGGAACAGATGATCAAGGATGTGCTGGAACTCAACCGCCGGGACCGGACCAGGCAGCAGGAAATCCGCCTGACCGATTTCCTGCGCGAATTCCACGACCAGTTCTACCAGGTGGAAAAAATTCCTCCGCAGGGGTTCGTGCTGGACACGGATGTCCTGGAGCCCACGATCATGTTCGACCACCGCCACCTGCATCAGGTACTGTGGAATCTCTGCCGCAACGGCTGGCGCCATAGCCGACAACGCAATGGCAGCCTGACACTGTCGCTACGCAGCGAAGCCAGGAAATGGCTGATAGAAGTGCATGACGATGGCAATGGCATTCCCGATAGCGCCCTGGCGCACCTGTTCGAGCCTTTCTTTACCACGGAAAGCACAGGCACCGGCCTTGGGCTTTATATCGCGCGCGAACTATGCGAAGCTAATGGCGCTACTATTGAGCATGCCGCCGTCGAGCAAGGCTGCTCGTTTGTCATTCACATTGAGAAAATTGAGCCTGCATGA
- a CDS encoding PP0621 family protein, whose protein sequence is MLKLLLLAIIFWLIYAILKHYRNSVQKRPPSRSSPEDMVQCAHCHVHLPRSESVKSGALHYCSDAHRQQHQE, encoded by the coding sequence ATGCTGAAACTGCTGCTACTCGCCATCATATTCTGGCTGATCTACGCCATCCTCAAGCACTACCGCAACAGCGTGCAAAAGCGGCCACCTTCCCGCAGCAGTCCAGAAGACATGGTGCAATGCGCCCATTGCCATGTGCACCTGCCGCGCAGCGAAAGCGTCAAGAGTGGTGCACTGCACTACTGTTCGGATGCGCACCGCCAGCAACATCAGGAATGA
- a CDS encoding RNA polymerase sigma factor, which translates to MASTQELSNFLAQIERRAFKQTAYAVRDDHAAMDIVQDAMLKLAEKYAARPVEEYPMLFQRILQNTMKDYWRRQKVRNIWTTLLSSLGVSPQDEEEHDPLETMASDHAYENPEMQYEQQETIAIIEAAIKNLPKRQREAFILRYWEDMDVAETAAVMGCSEGSVKTHCSRAVHALAAALGQYGFAKEMLDRAGDEQ; encoded by the coding sequence ATGGCGAGCACACAAGAACTTTCCAATTTTCTAGCGCAAATAGAGCGTCGTGCTTTCAAGCAGACGGCGTATGCCGTGCGCGATGATCATGCAGCGATGGATATCGTGCAGGATGCCATGCTCAAGCTGGCGGAAAAGTATGCTGCTCGACCTGTGGAAGAATACCCCATGCTGTTCCAGCGCATTCTGCAGAACACCATGAAGGACTACTGGCGCCGGCAGAAAGTGCGCAACATCTGGACGACATTGCTTTCTTCACTTGGCGTCAGCCCGCAGGATGAGGAAGAGCACGATCCGCTGGAAACGATGGCTTCCGATCATGCTTACGAGAATCCTGAGATGCAGTATGAGCAACAGGAAACCATTGCAATTATCGAAGCCGCGATAAAAAATCTACCAAAGCGTCAACGAGAAGCATTTATCCTGCGTTACTGGGAAGATATGGATGTGGCTGAAACGGCTGCCGTCATGGGATGTTCGGAAGGTAGTGTTAAGACACATTGTTCACGGGCGGTCCACGCATTGGCTGCAGCCCTAGGACAATACGGATTTGCTAAGGAAATGCTCGATAGGGCTGGGGACGAGCAATGA